Proteins encoded within one genomic window of Rhinolophus sinicus isolate RSC01 linkage group LG05, ASM3656204v1, whole genome shotgun sequence:
- the PSMB8 gene encoding proteasome subunit beta type-8, which yields MALLEVCGARRGQPEHWAFPVAESRHRSDPGHYSFSMRSPELALPRGMQPAEFFQSLGGHGGKDVQIEMAHGTTTLAFKFQHGVIVAVDSRASAGSYIATLRVNKVIEINPYLLGTMSGCAADCQYWERLLAKECRLYYLRNGERISVSAASKLLSNMMCQYRGMGLSMGSMICGWDKKGPGLYYVDENGTRLSGTMFSTGSGNSYAYGVMDSGYRHNLSLEEAYDLGRRAIVHATHRDSYSGGVVNMYHMKEDGWVKVESTDVSDLLHQYRDASQ from the exons ATGGCGCTGCTGGAGGTGTGCGGAGCCCGGCGAGGGCAGCCGGAGCACTGGGCTTTCCCCGTCGCGGAGAGCCGGCATCGCTCGGACCCTGGACACTACAGTTTCTCTATGCGATCTCCGGAGCTCGCCCTCCCCCGGGGAATGCAG CCTGCTGAATTCTTCCAGTCCCTGGGTGGGCATGGAGGAAAGGACGTTCAGATTGAGATGGCCCATGGCACCACCACGCTTGCCTTCAAGTTTCAACATGGAGTGATCGTGGCGGTGGATTCTCGAGCCTCCGCAGGGAGTTACattg CCACCTTACGGGTGAACAAGGTGATTGAGATTAACCCTTACCTGCTTGGCACCATGTCTGGCTGTGCAGCAGATTGTCAGTACTGGGAGCGTCTGCTGGCCAAGGAGTGCAG GCTGTACTACCTGCGGAATGGGGAGCGGATCTCAGTGTCAGCAGcctccaaactgctttccaaCATGATGTGCCAGTACCGGGGCATGGGCCTGTCCATGGGCAGCATGATCTGCGGCTGGGACAAGAAG GGTCCTGGACTCTACTATGTGGATGAAAATGGGACTCGGCTCTCAGGAACTATGTTCTCCACTGGTAGTGGGAACAGCTATGCCTACGGGGTCATGGACAGTGGCTACAGGCACAATCTTAGCCTTGAAGAGGCCTATGACTTGGGCCGCAGAGCTATTGTTCATGCCACCCATCGAGACAGCTATTCTGGAGGCGTTGTCAACA TGTACCACATGAAGGAAGATGGTTGGGTGAAAGTGGAAAGCACAGACGTTAGTGACCTGCTGCACCAGTACCGGGACGCCAGTCAGTAA
- the TAP1 gene encoding antigen peptide transporter 1, translating to MTSSGSPAPCGCLCLSRAFPVWLGSTLLLLADWVLLRPALPGISSLLVPAALPLLRVWVVGLSRWAVLWLGARGVLKATIDTKSESKGVQGWLAALEPLAAALGLALPGLALFRELGSWGFPSDNNSTRLLHWGSRLDAFVLNYAAALPAAALWHKLRSLWMLGGHRGSGDAVRRLLGCLGSEIRRLPFILVLLVLSCLGEMAIPFFTGRLTDWILQDEAAAAFTRNITLMCILTIASAVLEFMADWIYNCTMGRVHSHLQGEVFRAVLRQETEFFQQNQTGAITSRVTEDTSTLSESLSEELSLLLWYLVRGLCLLGLMLWGSLSLTMVTLISLPLLFLLPKKLGKWYQVLAVQVRESLAKSSQVAIEVLSAMPTVRSFANEEAEAQKFRQKLQEMETLNQKEALAYAVNLWTTSISGMLLKVGILYIGGQLVTSGAVSSGNLVTFVLYQIQFTTAVEVLLSSYPRVQKAVGSSEKIFEYLDRIPCCPASGVLTSSKLEGFVEFQDVSFAYPNHPDVLVLQGLTFTLRPGEVTALVGSNGSGKSTVVALLQNLYQPTGGKLLLDGEPLPQYEHRYLHQQVAAVGQEPQLFGRSFRENIVYGLIQTPTMDEITAAAMESGAHSFISELPQGYNTEVGEAGSQLSGGQRQAVALARALIRKPRVLILDDATSALDANSQLRVERILYESPERCSRSVLLITQRLTLVERADHILFLEGGTICEAGTHQQLMKKRGHYWTMVQAPGGLGAPE from the exons ATGACAAGCTCAGGGTCCCCCGCTCCGTGCGGGTGCCTCTGCCTCTCCCGAGCTTTCCCCGTGTGGCTGGGGTCAACGCTGCTGCTTCTCGCCGACTGGGTGCTGCTCCGGCCGGCGCTGCCCGGAATATCATCCCTGCTGGTGCCCGCCGCGCTGCCGTTGCTCAGGGTCTGGGTAGTAGGCCTGAGCCGCTGGGCAGTGCTGTGGCTGGGGGCCCGTGGGGTCCTCAAGGCAACAATTGACACCAAAAGTGAAAGCAAAGGAGTCCAGGGATGGCTGGCTGCTTTGGAGCCACTGGCGGCGGCGCTGGGCTTGGCTCTGCCAGGACTTGCCTTGTTCCGAGAGCTGGGCTCGTGGGGGTTCCCCAGCGACAATAACAGCACCAGGCTACTACACTGGGGAAGTCGCCTGGACGCCTTCGTCCTCAACTACGCAGCGGCACTGCCCGCAGCCGCCCTGTGGCATAAGCTCCGGAGCCTTTGGATGCTGGGAGGTCACAGGGGTTCTGGAGACGCGGTGCGTCGGCTTCTAGGCTGCCTGGGCTCAGAGATACGTCGCCTCCCGTTCATTCTGGTCCTGTTGGTCCTCTCCTGCCTTG GTGAGATGGCCATTCCCTTCTTCACCGGCCGCCTCACTGACTGGATTCTCCAAGATGAGGCAGCAGCTGCCTTCACTCGAAACATAACTCTCATGTGTATTCTCACCATAGCCAG TGCAGTGCTCGAGTTCATGGCTGATTGGATCTATAACTGCACCATGGGCCGCGTGCACAGCCACCTGCAGGGAGAGGTGTTTCGGGCTGTCCTGCGCCAGGAAACAGAGTTTTTCCAACAGAACCAAACAG GTGCCATCACATCTCGAGTAACAGAGGACACGTCCACCTTGAGTGAGTCTCTGAGTGAGGAGCTGAGCCTATTGCTGTGGTACCTGGTGCGGGGGCTGTGTCTCTTGGGGCTCATGCTCTGGGGGTCACTGTCCCTCACCATGGTCACCCTCATCTCCCTGcctctgcttttccttctgcctaagAAGCTGGGAAAATGGTACCAG GTGCTGGCAGTACAGGTGCGGGAATCTCTGGCAAAGTCCAGCCAGGTGGCCATTGAAGTCCTGTCAGCTATGCCTACAGTCCGGAGCTTTGCCAACgaggaggctgaggcccagaAGTTTAGGCAAAAGCTGCAGGAAATGGAGACACTCAACCAGAAGGAGGCCCTGGCCTATGCAGTCAACCTCTGGACCACTAGT ATCTCAGGGATGCTCCTGAAGGTGGGAATCCTATACATCGGTGGGCAGCTGGTGACCAGTGGGGCTGTCAGCAGTGGGAACCTTGTCACGTTTGTTCTCTACCAGATCCAGTTCACCACAGCTGTTGAG GTATTACTCTCCAGCTATCCCAGGGTGCAGAAGGCTGTGGGCtcctcagagaaaatatttgagtatCTGGACCGGATCCCTTGCTGCCCAGCCAGTGGTGTGTTGACTTCTTCAAAGCTGGAGGGCTTCGTTGAGTTCCAAGATGTCTCCTTCGCCTACCCAAACCACCCAGATGTCCTCGTGCTGCAG GGGCTGACCTTCACCCTGCGCCCTGGCGAAGTGACGGCACTGGTTGGGTCCAATGGGTCTGGGAAGAGCACGGTGGTTGCCCTGCTGCAGAATCTGTACCAGCCCACTGGGGGGAAGCTGCTGCTGGATGGGGAGCCCCTTCCCCAATATGAACACCGCTACCTGCACCAACAG GTAGCTGCAGTGGGACAAGAGCCACAGCTATTTGGAAGAAGTTTCAGAGAAAATATTGTCTATGGCCTGATCCAGACGCCAACCATGGATGAAATCACAGCTGCTGCGATGGAGTCTGGAGCCCATAGTTTCATCTCTGAACTCCCGCAGGGCTACAACACAG AGGTAGGTGAGGCTGGGAGCCAGCTATCAGGGGGCCAGCGACAGGCAGTGGCCTTGGCTCGAGCATTGATCCGGAAACCACGTGTCCTCATCCTGGATGATGCTACCAGCGCCCTGGATGCAAACAGCCAGTTACGG GTGGAACGGATCCTGTATGAAAGCCCTGAGCGGTGCTCTCGGTCTGTGCTTCTCATCACCCAGCGTCTTACCTTGGTGGAGCGGGCTGACCACATCCTCTTTCTGGAAGGAGGCACCATCTGTGAGGCGGGAACCCACCAGCAGCTCATGAAAAAGAGGGGACACTATTGGACCATGGTGCAGGCTCCTGGTGGGTTGGGTGCTCCAGAATGA
- the PSMB9 gene encoding proteasome subunit beta type-9, whose amino-acid sequence MLRIGAPTGDLPRTGEVHTGTTIMAVEFDGGVVVGSDSRVSAGEAVVNRVFDKLSPLHHRIYCALSGSAADAQAVADMAAYQLELHGMELEEPPLVLAAANVVRNITYKYREDLSAHLMVAGWDHREGGQVYGTLGGMLTRQPFAIGGSGSTYIYGYVDAAYKPGMSPEECRRFTTDAIALAMSRDGSSGGVIYLVTITAAGVDHRVILGNELPKFYDE is encoded by the exons ATGCTGCGGATCGGAGCACCAACTGGGGACTTACCCCGGACTGGAGAAGTCCACACTGGG ACAACCATCATGGCAGTCGAGTTTGATGGGGGCGTTGTGGTGGGTTCTGATTCCCGAGTGTCTGCAGG AGAGGCGGTGGTGAACCGAGTGTTTGACAAGCTGTCCCCATTACACCATCGCATCTACTGTGCTCTCTCTGGTTCGGCTGCTGATGCCCAGGCCGTCGCCGACATGGCTGCCTACCAGCTGGAGCTCCATGG GATGGAACTGGAAGAACCTCCGCTTGTTTTGGCTGCTGCAAATGTGGTGAGGAATATTACCTATAAATATCGGGAGGACCTGTCTGCACATCTCATGGTAGCTGGCTGGGACCACCGTGAAGGGGGCCAA GTATATGGAACCCTGGGAGGAATGCTGACCCGACAGCCCTTTGCCATTGGGGGCTCTGGCAGCACCTACATCTACGGTTATGTGGATGCAGCATATAAGCCAGGCATGTCCCCTGAGGAGTGCAGGCGCTTCACCACGGATG CTATCGCTCTGGCCATGAGCCGGGATGGCTCGAGTGGGGGTGTCATCTACCTGGTCACCATTACAGCTGCTGGTGTGGACCATCGAGTAATCTTGGGCAATGAGCTGCCCAAATTCTATGACGAGTGA